The following proteins come from a genomic window of Salvia hispanica cultivar TCC Black 2014 chromosome 4, UniMelb_Shisp_WGS_1.0, whole genome shotgun sequence:
- the LOC125219264 gene encoding LOW QUALITY PROTEIN: tRNA (guanine-N(7)-)-methyltransferase non-catalytic subunit WDR4-like (The sequence of the model RefSeq protein was modified relative to this genomic sequence to represent the inferred CDS: substituted 1 base at 1 genomic stop codon) produces the protein MEEHDIDESEQKLEAEVAPALIAVHPNQKFVSVAVGSDLRVFSFQHGSAAQLSDETGGHNDSIRAIRYSKSGKLFVSGGDDKLVKVWDTDSWRCVYSVVSEKRVTSLAVSGDDKFVSFADKFGVVYVVDIGDYDDENRATVRKKAVPILSHYCSIITRLDFSPDGRYIISADRDFKIRVTLFSKERLEGAHEIQCFCLGHTEFVSSLAFPRSQDYARGLLVSGSGDSTVRLXDYNSGSLLDTCEIGTKTGLLNSNQKQEDALPAVTDLCETYDGSMVAAAIQSLQGIMLLRCNFSSRTLSIAKVVSVAGETFIPTSISASSSVPLLWMVMGASSLSATDSAPLARVRVVSGFGAHHSEPIVPETSVVEDKEVPGGEPLLEALQGRLTISEEASLTTAEAVKTAMRNLLIKKQYSAEGRDFRKRGRNDKKINP, from the exons ATGGAGGAGCACGACATCGATGAAAGCGAGCAGAAACTCGAAGCAGAGGTAGCTCCGGCACTAATTGCGGTCCATCCCAATCAGAAATTCGTATCCGTCGCCGTCGGTTCGGATCTCCGGGTTTTCAGTTTCCA ACATGGCTCTGCAGCTCAATTGTCGGATGAAACTGGGGGCCACAATGACTCTATTCGCGCCATCCGATACAGTAAAAGCGGGAAGCTTTTTGTGTCGGGTGGAGATGATAAGCTTGTGAAAGTTTGGGATACTGATTCCTGGCGCTGTGTTTATTCAGT TGTTTCGGAGAAGAGAGTGACCTCTCTTGCAGTAAGTGGTGATGACAAGTTTGTGTCTTTTGCGGATAAGTTTGGTGTTGTTTATGTCGTGGATATAGGAGATTATGATGATGAGAATCGAGCTACGGTTCGTAAGAAGGCAGTCCCAATCCTTTCACATTATTGTAGCATAATTACTCGACTG GATTTTTCACCGGATGGGCGATATATTATCAGTGCTGATCGTGACTTCAAAATTCGT GTCACGCTCTTCTCCAAAGAGCGCTTAGAAGGAGCTCATGAGATTCAATGTTTTTGCCTTGGTCATACTGA GTTTGTTTCTTCCCTTGCGTTTCCCCGTAGTCAGGATTATGCACGAGGCCTATTAGTCTCTGGAAGTGGTGACTCAACA GTTCGGCTCTGAGATTATAACTCTGGTTCTCTGCTGGATACGTGCGAGATTGGAACTAAG ACAGGACTTTTAAATTCTAATCAAAAGCAAGAGGATGCGCTACCCGCTGTAACTGATCTCTGCGAAACTTATGATGGCTCGATGGTTGCTGCTGCTATTCAGAG TTTGCAAGGGATTATGCTGTTAAGATGCAATTTTTCTTCCAGGACTCTCTCCATTGCCAAA GTGGTTTCTGTCGCTGGAGAGACATTCATTCCAACAAGTATCTCAGCTTCCTCTTCAGTCCCGTTGTTGTGGATGGTCATGGGTGCATCCAGCTTAAGTGCTACTGATTCCGCACCCTTAGCTCGTGTAAGAGTCGTTTCTGGGTTTGGTGCTCATCATTCGGAACCCATTGTGCCTGAGACTTCCGTGGTAGAAGATAAAGAGGTACCCGGAGGAGAGCCTCTGCTCGAAGCACTGCAAGGAAGATTGACAATAAGCGAAGAAGCATCCTTGACAACTGCTGAAGCAGTCAAAACAGCAATGCGCAATTTGCTGATCAAGAAGCAATATTCGGCTGAGGGACGAGACTTCAGAAAACGGGGACGAAATGATAAGAAGATCAATCCATAG
- the LOC125224241 gene encoding non-specific lipid transfer protein GPI-anchored 15-like, translated as MANEITIIPLIVLVALAMLCGGARGQTGCTKTLMALSPCLNYVEGNSSTPTTSCCSQLSNVVSSQPQCLCLLLNGTASSYGLNINQTLALGLPDACSVKTPPTSRCNTNAPSASPDAQIPPADASTQPDSIPSGSKTVPSVDNGAGAGNIRATKDIAALLLFIGTSALFVAGF; from the exons ATGGCTAATGAAATTACCATAATACCCCTAATCGTCCTCGTAGCGCTTGCTATGCTATGTGGCGGTGCGAGGGGCCAGACTGGGTGCACGAAGACCCTTATGGCCCTCTCGCCCTGCCTGAACTACGTGGAGGGGAACTCGTCCACCCCTACGACCTCATGCTGCTCCCAACTATCGAACGTGGTCTCCTCACAGCCACAGTGCTTGTGCCTACTGCTCAACGGCACCGCCTCCTCATATGGCCTCAACATCAACCAGACGCTAGCCCTCGGGCTGCCTGACGCATGCAGCGTTAAGACCCCTCCCACTAGCAGATGCAATACGAACGCGCCATCCGCTTCACCTGACGCCCAGATCCCTCCGGCTGACGCATCCACACAACCGGACTCCATCCCATCAG GCTCGAAAACTGTCCCGTCGGTGGATAATGGTGCCGGCGCCGGCAACATTAGAGCAACAAAAGACATTGCAGCTCTCCTCCTCTTCATTGGAACATCTGCACTCTTCGTAGCTGGATTTTGA
- the LOC125224168 gene encoding F-box/kelch-repeat protein SKIP30 — translation MSGLIEGLPDAVALRCLARVPFHLHPMLKFVSRSWREAIRSAELFRVRREVNATEDFICVCAYDPDNLWQLYDPQHDLWITLPVLPSSIRHLAHFGVVSAAGKLFVLGGGSDAVDPLTGDQDGCFATDEVWSYDPLTREWSLRASMIVPRAMFACCVLDEKIIVAGGFTNCRKSITKAEIYDPEKDTWLSIPDLHQSHNSACSGVVIDGKVHILHKGLSTVQVLENIKQGWTVHDFSWLQGPMAVVKGKLYIMSHSQIFKQERYSYKLIVSAYEFRRRIGYAMIGLGDDIYVIGGVIGPDRMNCEIKVTSDVDVLTLGNERLVWRGVAPMTRCKGTVLGCTHLRI, via the coding sequence ATGTCTGGACTCATCGAAGGTCTTCCCGATGCTGTGGCCTTAAGGTGCCTTGCGCGGGTTCCTTTTCATCTTCATCCCATGCTCAAATTCGTTTCACGTTCCTGGAGGGAAGCCATTCGCAGTGCCGAACTCTTCAGAGTCCGTAGAGAGGTAAATGCAACTGAGGACTTcatatgtgtgtgtgcataCGATCCTGACAATCTATGGCAACTTTATGATCCTCAACATGACCTCTGGATCACTCTCCCTGTGCTTCCCTCAAGTATCCGCCACCTTGCACACTTTGGCGTTGTCTCAGCTGCAGGAAAGTTGTTCGTGCTTGGTGGTGGTAGTGATGCCGTAGATCCTTTAACTGGTGACCAAGATGGGTGTTTTGCAACCGATGAGGTTTGGTCGTACGACCCACTGACAAGGGAATGGAGCCTACGCGCGTCCATGATTGTCCCTCGTGCCATGTTTGCTTGCTGCGTGCTGGATGAGAAGATAATTGTTGCAGGTGGTTTTACTAACTGCAGGAAATCGATCACTAAAGCCGAGATATACGACCCAGAAAAGGATACATGGCTTTCGATACCCGATCTCCACCAATCCCATAACTCTGCGTGTTCGGGGGTGGTTATTGACGGTAAAGTTCATATCTTGCACAAGGGTTTATCAACTGTGCAAGTGTTGGAAAACATCAAGCAGGGGTGGACTGTTCATGACTTCAGCTGGCTACAAGGTCCCATGGCAGTTGTGAAAGGGAAGCTCTATATAATGAGCCACTCCCAAATTTTCAAGCAGGAGAGATATTCATATAAGCTGATCGTTTCGGCATACGAGTTCCGCCGGAGGATCGGCTATGCGATGATAGGGTTGGGGGACGACATTTACGTCATCGGGGGTGTGATCGGGCCGGATAGGATGAACTGCGAGATCAAGGTAACGTCCGACGTGGACGTGCTGACGCTTGGGAACGAGCGGTTGGTGTGGCGCGGGGTGGCCCCGATGACGCGTTGCAAGGGGACGGTTCTTGGGTGCACACACCTTAGGATTTAG